Sequence from the Erythrobacter insulae genome:
ACACCATTATTGTTCCCGAAGTCGCACACGACAGCGATCGGGCCATAGTCATTGATGGCTGGAACAGGGCTGCTCGCAATTTCGGCGCCGGTAAAAATACGATCCTGTGCGCGGCTTGCTCCGAGCTGGATGATCAGTTCTGGCTCTATCGCGGCAAATCCATTCTCAAAGACTGGCATGGACGCAGATTCGCCGGTTTTGACGGACCGGCTGAAAATTGGTCCAACCAACCAATCCGCACCAAGGCGTTCGCGCCATTGTGGAGGAATGCCGCCGACCTTCCATCCCGCAACTTTATCCGGCCATCGTTCGATCGAATACGATTGGATTTCGTATGCTGACACAAGATCGGCAGGGAGCGTGCCTGGGAATTCGGAAAGAGCTTTCGCTTCGCGACGCGCATTAAGAAGGTGCGCGGACATTTTTCTATCCGCCTCGCTTATCACCGTCGCAGCATTTGCTCCGGGTGCGACCAATTCATGTGGCGAGCTCACAGCGCACTGTCTTGTTTGTAATTCATCGCCAGATCCACGCGTTGGTTCCCCCTATTGAGCCAAATGATCAGCCGGTGACCAAAGCGACGGTCGACGGCACTAGACCTCTCGCCAACATTATTGACACCGGTATCATCACGGGTCAATACTGGTTTTGTCAGTACCATTTCGGGAGAAAATGATGACTAGCCTCGCTCGCGCGTTTCCTTTCTATTCGAACGGCTTACGAGCTATGGCTGCATGTGCCGCGGTAATGGCTGCGCCGGCAGCGGCGGAAAATTTGCCTGCCATTCTTTCGGATCAAACGGTGAAAGACGATCACCCGCTTCCGGATTATTCCTATGCCGGCTACGGATTTGGAACCGCAGACATTCCACACATCGCGAAGACCATTGATGTGGCTGAATTCGGGGCTGTTCCCGATGATGGTAAGGATGACAGCAAGGCACTTCTCGCAGCATTAAAGGCTGCGCACGAAAGTGCCGAGCCGGTGCGCGTCCAGTTTCACGCTGGACGGTATGTTCTCAGCGAGATCCTGTGGATTGAACGCAGTGGTATCGTGTTGTCTGGTATGGGCATGGGTGAGGGTGGAACAGAACTTTTCATGCCGCGCCCTCTGAACCAGATCGACGATGGCGGCGCGCTCGACGAAATTCGGACATATCTGGAAGAAAACGATAAATACGAACGCATTCCTGATGCAAATTTAGAGGTCCTGTTCTCGCCATACAGTTGGAGCGCTGGATTTATCTGGACCCGTGTGCCAAATGGTCGCCACGCGACCTATCTTGAGCGTTATGACCGCCCCATACAGGCCGTTGCGCCGATCGCCTCGGGTGCGCAGTTCTCGCGTGAGCTTACCGTGACCGATACAAGCAGCCTGGAGGTCGGTGATGTCTTGCAGATCAACTGGCATAATCGGGCGGGGCCAGACGGTCCGCTCGTCAAATCTCTTTACGGCAATACCAAGGAAAAGATCGGCAGCAGGCATTGGGAATTGCCTGATCGTCCGCTGGTGCGTCAGGCCACCCGTATCGAAGCGATCGAGGGCAATAATGTCACCATTGCAGACCCGTTGCTTCACTCCATAAATAACGAATTGCCAGCGTATTTTTCGTCGTGGGAGCATCTGTCGGATGTGGGCATACAAGACCTGTCGCTTGCCTTTCCCGAAAATCCTGACTTCGGGCATCACAATGAAAGCGGCTTCAACGGGGTCTATTTCACCGGTGTGCATAATGGATGGATCCGAAATGTCAGGATCGCCAACAGCGACAGCGGAATTCTGACCGACGATCTGGCTAATGTGACGATCCGCAATATCGTGACCGAAGGCGATCACACTGCGCATTACAGTGTCCATATCGGCAACGTGCACAATGTGTTGGTCGAAGGGCTTACGGTGTACAATCCGACCGTCCACGCGCTCAGTTTCAACACGCAGTCAACCAAGTCGGTTTACAAGGACGCTGTGGTCTGGACCACTCCAACGCTGGATCAGCATGCAGGAGCGAACCACCAGAATTTGTACGACAACGTGACTGTCCATGTGACGCCTGACCGGAAAGCTGACGATGGAACGCCTATGTACGATCTCTACAAAGCGGGCGGCGCGGGATATTGGCTGCCAGGACACGGTCGTTACAATACCGCGTGGAACGTAAACGTGCTGGTCGCCAACGGCGTGGAGCCGGGCGGCGAAATCGTGATCCTTGGGGCTTCCGAAGGCCCCGATGCACGAATTGTGGGTATGCATGGAAACCGCAAAATCCGCCTGGACCATACGCCAGAGCCTTATCTGGAGTGGCTTAACCGCCCGGTTGAAGGCATTCCGTCACTCTATGCGTACCAGCTACACCAGCGTAGGTAGAGTTAGAAAATTTCGAATAAGCACCTGAAATAAAATGATTTCAGCGCGGTCTGAATTTTGGGGCTGTTACAAGTCGGGACAAAATCGATTAGTTCCGACTTGCTACTTAAATGAACAGAATGCAGGGAGATTGAAGAAATAAGTTCGGCGCTGCATGTCACGCCGGACAGCGATAGAGGATATGCGAATGCATGCGGCCGAACGCGAAGAAATAATTCTTGATGCGCTGACGAAGAAGGGCTTCACCACGTATCGACATCTCGAAGCGAACGTCGAAGCTTCTCCTGCAACCATTCGGCGCGATCTGGCCCGGCTCGAGAAGCAGGGCAAGATTATCCGCTTGCACGGAGGGGCGAAGGCCGTTGACACGGAATTCGGTGCCGCCGGTACGCCGGCCAGCCTCGCAGGCACGCCGTTTGAAAAATCGCTCAAGCAGAACATCGCCGAGAAGCGAGCCATTGGCCGGGCCGCTGCGGAATTGTGCGCACCGGGCGAGGGCATCATAATTGATGGCGGCACCACGACCTACCAGATGTGCGAACATCTGGCCGACCTTAATCTTCAGGTCCTTACCAACTCGCTTCATATCGTGAATGCATTGCTTGGCCAGGAAACAACGCAGCTGCTGGTTCCATCAGGGCCAATCTTCCGAGAACAGAATATCATTCTTGCGCCTGCTGGCGAAACCACGATGCCCAACTTTCATGCAAGCAAGCTGTTCCTTGGCGCAGCGGCCGTCAGCCCACGTGGGATTTTTCAGGCGGATGCTCTGCTTGTGGCAAGCCAGCGCCGATTCCTTGACCGGACCGATGAAGTGATCCTGGTCGTCGATAGCGGTAAGCTGCAAGCGTCCTCGGGCGCCATTGTTTGCGAACTGAACCGCATTGACCGAATGATCACAGATGACGCCGCAGATCCAAAGTTGATCGATCAGCTGCGCAGCGCCGGTCTGCAGCAGATAGACGTGGTGAAGCCAGTCAGCTAGCCGCGCTTGCTCTCGACCAGAATGTCTTGTGTGATCTCGTCTATAGAAGTCGCACCCGTCAACGACATCGCCACTTTCATCTCTGCTTCGATCAATCGCAATACGTGGGCGATGCCAGCCTCACCGCGGGCACCCAAAGCATAGGCCCAGGCCCGCCCGATCAATACGCCCTTGGCACCCAGCGCCAGCATACGCACAACGTCCAGCCCCGACCGTATCCCGCCATCAGCCATCACGGTCAGCCGGTCGCCCGCAACTTCGGCAATTCGCGGCAAGGCCTTGGCGGTCGAAGGCACGCCGTCCAGCTGACGTCCGCCGTGATTGGACACAATCAGACCGTCAGCGCCAAGTTCTGCAGCTCGTATCGCATCTTCCGGATCTAAAACGCCTTTTATGATCAGCGGGCCGTTCCATTCGCTGCGAATGAAATCAAGATCGTCCCAAGTCACTGACGGATCGAAATTGTCCCTCATCCACGCAAAGAAGTCTTCGATTCCCGACTTGTCGCCAAGAACAGGCGCAACATTACCAAGACTGTGCGGGCGCCCGTTGATACCCACGTCCCATGCCCATTGAGGGCGCATT
This genomic interval carries:
- a CDS encoding 2-keto-4-pentenoate hydratase; this encodes MSAHLLNARREAKALSEFPGTLPADLVSAYEIQSYSIERWPDKVAGWKVGGIPPQWRERLGADWLVGPIFSRSVKTGESASMPVFENGFAAIEPELIIQLGASRAQDRIFTGAEIASSPVPAINDYGPIAVVCDFGNNNGVLIGQEIVGWSDFDRPLEVSIWIDGALIGRKVLEDVFAAAFTARDFCIENAKQRGIELQPGTLISSGAITGVHEAKVGAHSIISFGPLGKIELDLGCAAPLDQTKE
- a CDS encoding glycosyl hydrolase family 28-related protein; the protein is MAAPAAAENLPAILSDQTVKDDHPLPDYSYAGYGFGTADIPHIAKTIDVAEFGAVPDDGKDDSKALLAALKAAHESAEPVRVQFHAGRYVLSEILWIERSGIVLSGMGMGEGGTELFMPRPLNQIDDGGALDEIRTYLEENDKYERIPDANLEVLFSPYSWSAGFIWTRVPNGRHATYLERYDRPIQAVAPIASGAQFSRELTVTDTSSLEVGDVLQINWHNRAGPDGPLVKSLYGNTKEKIGSRHWELPDRPLVRQATRIEAIEGNNVTIADPLLHSINNELPAYFSSWEHLSDVGIQDLSLAFPENPDFGHHNESGFNGVYFTGVHNGWIRNVRIANSDSGILTDDLANVTIRNIVTEGDHTAHYSVHIGNVHNVLVEGLTVYNPTVHALSFNTQSTKSVYKDAVVWTTPTLDQHAGANHQNLYDNVTVHVTPDRKADDGTPMYDLYKAGGAGYWLPGHGRYNTAWNVNVLVANGVEPGGEIVILGASEGPDARIVGMHGNRKIRLDHTPEPYLEWLNRPVEGIPSLYAYQLHQRR
- a CDS encoding DeoR/GlpR family DNA-binding transcription regulator, which encodes MSRRTAIEDMRMHAAEREEIILDALTKKGFTTYRHLEANVEASPATIRRDLARLEKQGKIIRLHGGAKAVDTEFGAAGTPASLAGTPFEKSLKQNIAEKRAIGRAAAELCAPGEGIIIDGGTTTYQMCEHLADLNLQVLTNSLHIVNALLGQETTQLLVPSGPIFREQNIILAPAGETTMPNFHASKLFLGAAAVSPRGIFQADALLVASQRRFLDRTDEVILVVDSGKLQASSGAIVCELNRIDRMITDDAADPKLIDQLRSAGLQQIDVVKPVS
- the lldD gene encoding FMN-dependent L-lactate dehydrogenase LldD gives rise to the protein MNAASAIDYRELARRRLPHFLFEYIDGGSYAEVTLERNVSDLKDVALRQRVLRDVSQIDLSTRLFDQELALPVALAPIGLAGMNARRGECQAVRAANKAGIPFTLSTVSACNLEEVAAASSKPFWFQLYMIRDRGFMRELMARAVAAGCTALVFTVDMPVPGSRYRDYHSGLAGAPGITGAIRRTLQGAMRPQWAWDVGINGRPHSLGNVAPVLGDKSGIEDFFAWMRDNFDPSVTWDDLDFIRSEWNGPLIIKGVLDPEDAIRAAELGADGLIVSNHGGRQLDGVPSTAKALPRIAEVAGDRLTVMADGGIRSGLDVVRMLALGAKGVLIGRAWAYALGARGEAGIAHVLRLIEAEMKVAMSLTGATSIDEITQDILVESKRG